One segment of Cynocephalus volans isolate mCynVol1 chromosome 8, mCynVol1.pri, whole genome shotgun sequence DNA contains the following:
- the FASLG gene encoding tumor necrosis factor ligand superfamily member 6 isoform X2 yields MQQPFNYPYPQVYWVDSSASSPWAPPGSVLPCSSSVPGRPGQRRPPPPPPLPPAPPPPLPPLPLPPLKKKRDHNTGLYLLVMFFMVLVALVGLGMGMFQVFHLQKELAELREATPIHPLKKRS; encoded by the coding sequence ATGCAGCAGCCCTTCAATTACCCATATCCCCAAGTCTACTGGGTGGACAGCAGTGCCAGTTCTCCATGGGCCCCTCCAGGGTCAGTTCTTCCATGTTCGTCCTCTGTGCCTGGAAGGCCTGGTCAAAGGAGGCCACCACCTCCGCCTCCACTACCACCAGCACCACCGCCACCACTGCCCCCACTACCACTGCCACCTctgaagaagaagagagaccacAACACAGGCTTATATCTCCTTGTGATGTTTTTCATGGTTCTCGTGGCCCTGGTTGGATTGGGGATGGGGATGTTTCAGGTCTTCCACCTACAGAAGGAGCTGGCTGAACTCCGAGAG